In Flavivirga abyssicola, the following are encoded in one genomic region:
- a CDS encoding deoxynucleoside kinase, whose translation MHIAIAGNIGAGKTTLTKLLAKHYKWEAQLEDVVDNPYLDDFYNQMERWSFNLQVYFLNSRFRQVQQIRQSGKDIIQDRTIYEDAHIFAPNLHAMGLMTNRDYENYRSLFDLMESLIKGPDVLIYLRSSIPNLVSQIHKRGRDYENSISIDYLSRLNERYEAWIHGYNKGKLLIIDVDNLDFVDNPEDLGNVINTIDAEINGLF comes from the coding sequence ATGCATATTGCTATTGCTGGAAATATTGGTGCCGGAAAGACCACTCTCACTAAACTATTAGCAAAACATTATAAATGGGAAGCACAACTTGAAGATGTTGTAGACAACCCATATTTAGACGATTTTTATAATCAAATGGAGCGTTGGAGCTTTAATCTACAGGTATACTTTTTAAATAGTAGATTTCGTCAAGTGCAGCAAATTCGCCAAAGTGGCAAAGATATTATCCAGGATAGAACCATTTATGAAGATGCCCACATTTTTGCTCCTAACTTGCATGCTATGGGTTTAATGACAAATCGTGATTATGAAAACTATAGGTCGCTTTTCGATTTAATGGAATCCTTAATTAAAGGTCCAGATGTCTTGATTTATTTGCGCAGCTCTATCCCTAATTTGGTGTCTCAAATACATAAACGTGGTCGTGACTATGAAAATTCAATTAGTATTGATTATTTAAGTCGATTGAATGAGCGTTACGAAGCATGGATTCATGGTTATAATAAAGGAAAGCTTTTAATTATAGACGTTGATAATTTAGATTTTGTAGATAACCCTGAAGATTTAGGTAACGTTATTAATACTATTGACGCAGAAATTAACGGGTTATTTTAA
- a CDS encoding phytanoyl-CoA dioxygenase family protein yields MKTKDLFAIRQLIKNVPELSELLFNRKLTGLIADLSKSEYFLTKAIYFDKPSESNWFVAYHQDLSISVDKKANLKNYVNWTFKKGQHGVQPPIEILQDTITIRIHLDKTDKNNGALKVIPKSHLKGIVRADSKDWNIENEFVCEVEKGGVILMKPLTLHASNRTTNGKKRRVIHLEFNKHNLTEPLAWLEHYGIIASTQQRL; encoded by the coding sequence ATGAAAACAAAGGATTTGTTTGCCATTAGACAATTAATCAAAAATGTACCTGAATTGAGCGAATTGTTGTTTAACAGAAAACTGACTGGATTAATTGCTGACCTTTCCAAATCTGAATATTTCCTGACAAAAGCCATCTATTTTGATAAACCAAGCGAATCGAATTGGTTTGTTGCTTACCATCAAGATTTGAGCATTTCAGTTGACAAAAAAGCTAATTTGAAAAATTATGTGAATTGGACTTTTAAAAAAGGGCAACACGGGGTTCAACCACCAATTGAGATTTTACAAGACACAATAACAATCAGAATTCATTTAGATAAAACGGACAAAAACAACGGAGCCTTAAAAGTAATCCCGAAATCTCATTTAAAAGGAATAGTTCGTGCTGACTCAAAAGATTGGAATATAGAAAACGAATTTGTTTGTGAAGTAGAAAAAGGCGGAGTAATACTAATGAAACCTCTGACTTTACACGCATCGAACAGAACTACAAACGGAAAGAAAAGAAGAGTAATACATTTAGAATTTAATAAGCATAATCTGACTGAACCGCTGGCTTGGTTGGAACATTATGGAATAATAGCCAGCACACAACAACGGCTATAA
- a CDS encoding GLPGLI family protein, translated as MKTNSKRLATLVLFFVFSMAFAQKNFQGKAYYQTKTTLDMSRFGGRQMSEDQKKRIASRMKSMFEKTYILTFNQIESIYKEEEKLEAPGASTGRWGSMMSSFTAGNQYKNVKEQTLLQDQEFFGKQFLIKDSLPQLKWMMTGETKQIGKYTCFKATTTKTNTDFDFNRFRRPDRTGSKEKDSASTKDLSTKEVRPNLVKVEVWYTPQIPVNQGPGEYWGLPGLILEVNEGRTTILCSKIILNPEEKDDIKKPSKGKEVSKETYHAIVKKKTEEMRENFRRGGGRPGGRRR; from the coding sequence ATGAAAACGAATTCTAAAAGATTAGCAACTCTTGTTTTGTTTTTCGTGTTTTCCATGGCATTCGCCCAAAAAAACTTCCAGGGAAAAGCGTATTATCAAACTAAGACAACTCTTGATATGAGTAGGTTTGGCGGAAGGCAAATGAGCGAAGATCAAAAAAAACGTATAGCATCACGAATGAAAAGCATGTTTGAGAAAACATATATCCTAACGTTTAATCAGATAGAATCTATTTATAAAGAAGAAGAAAAACTTGAAGCTCCCGGAGCTAGTACTGGACGTTGGGGAAGTATGATGAGTAGTTTTACAGCAGGCAATCAATATAAGAACGTGAAAGAGCAAACATTGTTACAAGACCAAGAGTTTTTCGGAAAGCAGTTTTTGATTAAAGATTCTTTGCCACAATTAAAGTGGATGATGACTGGTGAAACAAAACAAATAGGAAAGTATACTTGTTTTAAGGCAACAACTACAAAAACGAATACGGATTTTGATTTCAATAGATTTAGAAGGCCAGATAGAACTGGAAGTAAAGAAAAGGATTCTGCAAGTACCAAAGACCTTTCTACAAAAGAAGTAAGACCTAATTTGGTTAAGGTCGAGGTATGGTATACACCTCAAATCCCAGTAAATCAAGGACCTGGCGAGTATTGGGGGCTCCCAGGTTTAATTTTGGAAGTTAATGAGGGGAGAACAACCATTTTATGTTCTAAAATTATCTTGAATCCAGAGGAGAAAGATGATATAAAAAAGCCTTCAAAAGGAAAAGAAGTATCAAAAGAAACATACCATGCTATTGTGAAAAAGAAAACTGAGGAAATGCGAGAAAACTTTAGAAGAGGTGGTGGTCGTCCAGGTGGAAGGAGAAGGTAG
- a CDS encoding NAD(P)H-dependent oxidoreductase, which produces MKTLIILAHPNLKNSLANKTIINELIESDLDIEIRNISELYPDFNINVNAEQEALVKADNIVFQFPFYWYNMPSILKQWFDAVFEYQFAYGSEGDKLKGKNFIPSFTVGGSIESYTFSGYNNFPVTDFTKNLEQTSNFAQMHYTKPIFENSMVYLEGIYNVKEEIIERARKQAKRVLKHLLYLQTKSKDKKGTVCT; this is translated from the coding sequence ATGAAAACACTAATAATTTTAGCACATCCGAATCTCAAAAATTCATTAGCAAATAAGACAATAATAAACGAATTAATAGAAAGTGATTTAGACATTGAAATTCGTAATATTTCGGAATTATATCCAGATTTTAATATTAATGTTAATGCAGAACAAGAAGCACTTGTAAAAGCGGATAATATAGTATTTCAATTTCCTTTTTATTGGTATAATATGCCTTCCATTTTAAAGCAGTGGTTCGATGCTGTATTTGAATATCAATTTGCTTATGGTTCAGAAGGAGATAAATTAAAAGGTAAAAACTTTATTCCAAGTTTTACAGTAGGTGGCTCAATAGAGTCATATACTTTTTCAGGTTATAATAATTTTCCAGTAACAGATTTCACAAAAAACTTAGAGCAAACTTCAAATTTTGCTCAAATGCATTATACAAAACCAATTTTTGAGAACAGTATGGTTTACCTAGAAGGTATTTATAATGTAAAGGAAGAAATAATTGAACGTGCTAGAAAACAAGCAAAACGAGTATTAAAACACTTACTTTATTTGCAAACAAAAAGTAAAGATAAAAAAGGGACTGTATGTACCTAA
- a CDS encoding MarR family winged helix-turn-helix transcriptional regulator produces the protein MTDKAFAATGISASYGHLILILAERPGLSQNDLSKLINVKASTMTRFIDKLEQQDLVERKHEGRTTSVFLTENGEKMKPVIMSALRSLYEDYCEVFGKEFAEKLTADIHSANMKIME, from the coding sequence ATGACTGATAAGGCTTTTGCAGCCACAGGAATTTCTGCTTCTTATGGTCATTTGATTTTAATTCTTGCTGAACGACCTGGATTGAGTCAAAATGATTTGAGTAAATTAATAAATGTTAAGGCATCCACCATGACACGTTTTATTGATAAGTTAGAGCAGCAGGATTTAGTTGAAAGGAAACACGAAGGTAGAACTACAAGTGTATTCCTTACTGAAAACGGAGAAAAAATGAAGCCTGTAATTATGAGTGCGTTGAGATCCTTGTATGAAGATTATTGTGAAGTCTTCGGAAAAGAATTTGCAGAAAAATTAACAGCAGATATTCATTCAGCAAATATGAAAATAATGGAGTAA
- a CDS encoding AAA family ATPase: MKILIFGASGSGTTTFGKKIEGRTDFKHLDVDNYYWKKTNPPYQEKTPLIERNKNLKIDFEKFENIVVSGSMVSWGKEWETAFDLAVFIQLENTERMERLKKRENQRYGKKLLTDTKIQQNSKAFLEWANQYENPNFQGRTLKIHNNWIELLDCKVLRLNGANDLNDNIEIIINEIKTCYNNV; encoded by the coding sequence ATGAAAATATTAATTTTTGGAGCCTCTGGTTCAGGAACCACAACTTTTGGAAAAAAAATTGAGGGAAGGACTGATTTTAAACACTTAGATGTAGATAACTATTATTGGAAAAAAACTAATCCACCCTACCAAGAAAAAACACCTTTGATAGAGCGAAATAAAAATCTCAAAATTGACTTTGAAAAATTTGAAAATATTGTCGTAAGTGGTTCAATGGTAAGTTGGGGAAAGGAATGGGAAACAGCATTTGATTTAGCCGTTTTTATCCAATTAGAAAACACCGAACGAATGGAACGACTAAAAAAACGTGAAAATCAACGTTACGGAAAAAAACTTTTAACTGACACAAAAATTCAACAGAACTCGAAAGCGTTTCTTGAATGGGCTAACCAATATGAAAACCCAAACTTTCAAGGAAGAACATTAAAGATTCATAATAATTGGATCGAATTACTGGATTGTAAGGTATTGCGTTTAAATGGGGCTAATGATTTGAATGATAATATAGAAATAATAATAAACGAAATAAAAACGTGTTACAACAATGTATAA
- a CDS encoding prolyl oligopeptidase family serine peptidase encodes MKKLMISLLTVIIIMSCKKENEQKKTIIVNYPATKTVDTLDTYFGIEIKDPYRWLEDDRSPETEAWVKAQNKSTYSYLDNIPFRKELKERLSSLWNYEKIGAPFIEGDYTYFYKNDGLQNQYVIHRKKEHNEESEVFLDPNTFSEDGTISLGSASFSKDGSILAYSISEGGSDWRKILIMNTETKDIIEDTLIDVKFTQIAWYKNEGFYYSSYDKPEGSELSAKTDQHKVYYHKLGTSQKEDALVYGGTPEEKHRYIYANVTEDDRYLVITPRVSTSGNKLYIKDLTIPNSKLIPILDHTDSDTYIIENEGRKLFLVTNLKAPNKKIVTVDASNPTSENWVDLIPETKHVLNPSTSGGYFFTEYMVDAISKVMQYDYNGKLIREIKLPGVGNANGFGGKKEEKVDYYSFTNYNTPSSIYKLNIETGESELYWKPSIEFNSDDYESNQVFYTSKDGTKVPMIITHKKGMALDGKNPTILYGYGGFNISLNPAFSITNAVWMEQGGILAVPNLRGGGEYGKAWHDAGTKLQKQNVFDDFIAAGEYLIENKYTSSNYLAIRGGSNGGLLVGATMTQRPDLAKVALPAVGVLDMLRYHTFTAGAGWAYDYGTAEQSKTMFEYLKGYSPVHNVKAGVEYPATLVTTGDHDDRVVPAHSFKFAAELQSKQTGNNPTLVRIETDAGHGAGTPISKTIDQYADIFGFTLFNMGFEVLPTKTKEKVKG; translated from the coding sequence ATGAAAAAACTAATGATTAGTCTTTTAACCGTTATAATTATAATGAGTTGTAAAAAAGAAAACGAACAGAAAAAAACTATTATTGTGAACTATCCTGCAACCAAAACCGTAGACACCCTAGACACATATTTTGGTATTGAAATAAAAGACCCATACCGTTGGCTTGAAGACGATAGAAGCCCGGAAACTGAAGCTTGGGTAAAAGCTCAAAACAAATCGACTTATAGCTATTTAGATAATATTCCATTTAGAAAAGAACTTAAAGAACGCCTTTCCAGTTTATGGAATTACGAAAAAATAGGTGCTCCTTTTATAGAAGGCGATTATACTTATTTTTATAAAAATGATGGCTTGCAGAATCAATATGTTATCCATAGAAAAAAAGAACATAATGAAGAATCTGAAGTTTTTTTAGACCCAAATACGTTTTCTGAAGATGGCACCATATCCTTAGGAAGTGCAAGTTTCTCTAAAGATGGTAGCATCTTAGCATATTCTATTTCTGAAGGTGGTAGCGATTGGAGAAAGATTCTTATTATGAATACTGAAACCAAAGACATTATAGAAGACACACTTATAGATGTAAAATTCACCCAAATAGCATGGTATAAAAATGAAGGCTTCTATTATTCCAGCTACGATAAGCCCGAAGGCAGTGAGCTTTCTGCAAAGACAGATCAGCATAAAGTATACTATCATAAATTAGGAACATCGCAAAAAGAGGATGCTCTGGTTTACGGAGGTACTCCAGAAGAGAAACACCGCTACATATATGCTAATGTTACCGAAGATGATAGGTATTTAGTAATTACACCTCGTGTTTCCACATCCGGAAACAAATTATATATAAAAGATCTTACTATTCCTAATAGTAAACTAATTCCTATTTTAGATCATACAGACAGTGACACATATATTATTGAAAATGAGGGCAGAAAACTATTTCTAGTTACAAATCTTAAGGCTCCAAATAAAAAAATAGTTACTGTCGATGCTTCCAACCCTACATCAGAAAATTGGGTGGACCTCATTCCAGAAACCAAACATGTTTTAAACCCATCAACAAGCGGTGGTTACTTCTTTACTGAATATATGGTTGACGCTATTTCTAAAGTGATGCAATATGACTATAATGGTAAGTTAATTAGAGAGATTAAACTCCCAGGTGTTGGAAACGCAAATGGTTTTGGCGGTAAAAAAGAAGAAAAAGTAGATTATTATTCCTTTACAAACTACAATACCCCTTCTAGTATTTATAAATTGAATATTGAAACAGGCGAATCTGAATTGTATTGGAAGCCTTCTATAGAATTTAATAGTGATGATTATGAGAGTAATCAAGTGTTCTATACATCAAAAGACGGCACCAAAGTTCCTATGATAATTACGCATAAAAAAGGCATGGCATTAGATGGTAAAAACCCAACCATACTTTATGGTTATGGTGGATTCAATATTAGTTTGAATCCTGCGTTTAGCATTACCAATGCTGTTTGGATGGAACAGGGAGGTATTTTAGCCGTTCCAAATCTTCGTGGTGGTGGCGAATATGGTAAAGCATGGCATGATGCAGGAACTAAACTGCAAAAGCAAAATGTATTTGATGACTTTATTGCCGCTGGCGAATACCTAATAGAAAACAAGTACACATCTTCTAATTATTTAGCAATAAGAGGAGGGTCTAATGGTGGTTTGTTAGTTGGGGCAACCATGACTCAACGACCAGATTTAGCCAAAGTTGCATTGCCTGCTGTGGGCGTACTAGATATGTTACGATACCACACTTTTACTGCTGGTGCAGGCTGGGCTTATGATTATGGAACGGCAGAACAGAGCAAAACCATGTTCGAATACTTAAAAGGTTATTCACCAGTACATAATGTTAAAGCAGGCGTAGAATACCCAGCAACATTAGTAACTACAGGGGATCATGATGACCGTGTAGTGCCTGCACACAGTTTTAAATTCGCTGCCGAATTACAAAGCAAACAAACTGGTAATAATCCAACTTTAGTACGTATTGAAACTGATGCTGGCCATGGGGCTGGAACACCTATTAGCAAAACCATAGATCAATATGCCGATATTTTTGGTTTTACATTATTCAATATGGGCTTTGAAGTACTGCCAACTAAAACAAAAGAGAAAGTAAAAGGTTAG
- a CDS encoding TonB-dependent receptor encodes MKFKISTLLFLLVTSSLLAQIKLEGVVKDSIGTPLELANVVAINQETKALDSYGITNDKGRYKLSLKKNTVYKIQVTYIGTKTGEELLEIKEDPITKNFILQYDNALDEIELVYEMPVTIKGDTIVYNADSFNRGTERKLEDVLENLPGVEINDDGDVEVEGKVVSKVMVEGKDFFDGDSKLATKNIPSNAVDKVEVLKNYAEVGQLSGVTNNQDNIAINIKLKEGKKNFWFGNITAGGGASNENELYLFQPKLFYYSPEYSINVITDLNNAGEIAFTRRDYFNFTGGYRRPGRQSGTNINLGSNNLGFLTVQNNRAKDINTKFGAANFSWSPNKALDLSGFAIFSNSKIELQEDRDVKYTNPDLGIPDENTESNTTQRSDLGMLKLSAKYKPNTNNQLDYDILGRVSKESQDQGFFSSVIGDINQLEKSSPYSINQNLNYYYTLNDTNIFALEVQHLLQDEDPFYNAILEDKANYDDTANNLGLDGAQLDYNVAQDKRIKSNQTDAKLDYWNIINNKSDINFTLGTILSSQQFNSNIFQFLDNDSQFNPTPTINNGIDTNDIEYNFSDLYLGVHYRLKLGVFTFTPGFSAHAYSAKNMQFDNQITDNFFRLLPDFNMRMQLKKSEQIILNYRMQTQFTDVSRFASGLVLNNYNALFSGNPELENALSHNVNLSYFSFNMFNYTNVTANINYNKSIDKVRNTSTFEPGSVVRVSSPFNSDFADESLSANGKFERTFGKIKANLRGSFNYSKFNQFVQNVQSVNESFSQTYRAGVRTNFRNAPNIDLRYRYRIQDNNQGTNNTKFFTKTPSVEVDALILKSFTFRADYSYNNFSNASGTINSYEFLNASLSYRKNKDAKLEYEIKATNLFDTKSQNNSSTSNVSVSATEYYIQPLFLSFRLRYEL; translated from the coding sequence ATGAAATTTAAAATAAGCACGTTACTCTTCTTGCTGGTAACAAGTTCTCTTCTTGCCCAAATCAAGCTGGAAGGTGTCGTAAAAGATAGTATAGGTACCCCCCTAGAGTTGGCTAATGTTGTGGCCATAAATCAAGAAACAAAAGCTTTGGATTCCTATGGTATCACAAACGATAAAGGACGTTATAAACTTAGTTTAAAAAAGAATACAGTATATAAAATTCAAGTAACTTACATAGGCACAAAAACAGGTGAAGAACTATTAGAAATTAAAGAAGACCCTATTACAAAAAATTTCATACTACAATATGATAATGCTTTAGATGAAATAGAATTAGTTTACGAAATGCCAGTGACCATAAAGGGAGATACGATTGTTTATAATGCAGATTCTTTTAACCGAGGCACAGAAAGGAAATTAGAAGATGTACTTGAGAATTTACCAGGTGTAGAAATCAATGATGATGGTGATGTAGAAGTAGAAGGTAAAGTAGTTTCTAAAGTGATGGTTGAAGGCAAAGACTTTTTTGATGGAGATTCAAAATTAGCAACAAAAAATATTCCTTCTAATGCTGTAGATAAAGTTGAAGTACTTAAAAATTATGCCGAAGTAGGTCAGTTAAGCGGAGTAACCAATAATCAGGATAATATTGCCATTAATATTAAACTAAAGGAAGGGAAAAAGAATTTTTGGTTTGGTAATATTACTGCTGGTGGCGGTGCTTCTAATGAAAATGAGTTGTATTTATTTCAACCAAAACTATTTTATTATAGTCCAGAATACAGCATCAATGTTATTACGGATCTAAATAATGCAGGGGAAATTGCTTTCACACGACGCGATTATTTCAATTTTACAGGCGGGTATAGAAGGCCGGGCAGACAGAGCGGTACCAATATTAATTTAGGAAGTAATAACCTTGGGTTTTTAACAGTTCAGAATAATAGAGCAAAAGACATTAATACTAAGTTTGGAGCAGCAAATTTTAGCTGGTCACCTAATAAGGCATTAGACTTAAGTGGTTTTGCTATTTTCTCTAATAGTAAAATAGAATTACAAGAAGATAGAGATGTAAAATATACAAATCCAGATTTAGGTATTCCCGATGAAAACACCGAAAGCAATACCACTCAACGTAGTGATTTGGGTATGTTAAAATTATCTGCCAAATATAAGCCTAACACCAATAATCAATTAGATTATGATATTTTGGGTCGCGTATCAAAAGAATCACAAGATCAAGGTTTCTTCTCATCAGTTATAGGAGATATTAATCAGTTGGAAAAATCGAGTCCTTATAGCATTAATCAGAATTTAAACTATTACTATACACTAAACGATACCAATATTTTTGCACTGGAAGTTCAGCATTTATTACAAGATGAAGATCCTTTTTATAATGCTATCTTAGAAGATAAGGCAAATTATGATGACACAGCAAATAATTTAGGTTTAGACGGTGCACAATTAGATTATAATGTGGCACAAGATAAGCGTATAAAATCGAATCAGACAGATGCGAAATTAGATTATTGGAACATTATAAATAATAAGAGTGATATCAATTTTACCTTGGGAACTATATTGAGTAGTCAACAATTCAACTCAAATATTTTTCAGTTTTTGGATAATGATTCTCAGTTTAATCCAACACCAACCATTAATAATGGTATAGATACAAACGATATTGAATACAATTTTAGTGATTTGTATTTAGGAGTGCATTATAGATTAAAGTTAGGTGTTTTTACATTTACACCAGGTTTTTCAGCACACGCATATAGTGCGAAAAACATGCAATTTGATAATCAGATAACTGATAATTTTTTCAGATTGCTACCAGATTTTAATATGAGAATGCAGCTAAAAAAGAGTGAGCAAATTATTTTAAATTACAGGATGCAAACACAGTTTACAGATGTATCAAGATTTGCAAGTGGTTTGGTGCTAAATAATTATAATGCGTTGTTTTCGGGTAATCCAGAGCTAGAGAATGCCTTATCACATAATGTAAATCTATCCTATTTTAGTTTTAATATGTTTAATTATACAAATGTGACTGCCAATATTAATTATAACAAAAGCATAGATAAAGTAAGAAACACATCAACTTTCGAACCCGGAAGTGTGGTACGGGTTAGTTCGCCTTTTAATTCTGATTTTGCAGACGAAAGTTTAAGTGCTAATGGGAAGTTTGAACGCACCTTTGGGAAAATCAAAGCGAATTTGAGAGGGAGTTTTAACTATTCAAAGTTTAATCAATTTGTGCAAAATGTACAGTCTGTTAATGAAAGTTTTTCACAAACCTATAGAGCGGGTGTGCGAACTAATTTTAGAAATGCTCCCAATATTGATCTTAGATATCGCTATAGAATTCAAGATAACAATCAAGGGACTAATAATACTAAATTTTTTACCAAGACACCCTCAGTAGAGGTGGATGCACTTATATTAAAATCTTTTACTTTTAGAGCAGATTACTCGTATAATAATTTTAGTAATGCATCTGGTACCATAAATAGTTATGAGTTTTTAAATGCATCTTTATCGTATCGAAAAAATAAAGATGCTAAGCTTGAATATGAAATAAAAGCAACCAACTTATTTGATACGAAATCGCAAAACAATAGCAGTACAAGTAATGTATCTGTAAGTGCCACAGAATATTACATTCAGCCTCTATTTCTATCATTTAGATTACGTTACGAGTTGTAA
- the dmpI gene encoding 4-oxalocrotonate tautomerase DmpI, whose product MPIIKFVSGKVTKEIKQKLIKKLTNISAEITGIPKESFFVLIHEIPDDDIAVGGKTVKEIKKH is encoded by the coding sequence ATGCCAATAATAAAATTTGTATCAGGAAAAGTGACTAAAGAAATAAAGCAAAAACTCATTAAAAAATTAACAAATATTTCAGCAGAAATTACAGGGATTCCAAAGGAATCATTCTTCGTATTGATACACGAAATACCTGATGATGATATTGCAGTTGGAGGAAAAACCGTAAAAGAAATAAAAAAACATTGA